The window ACCCACGCACCTTGAGTGTATTGCCTTCGCGCCATATTTTACAGTTGTATTCTTTACCACTTTCGGGATCGAGGATTTTGCCGCCCGACAGCTCGTTGCCATCCGCAGAGGCTTTGAGGCCGCTGAAGATGACCATTCCCAATACGGGTTTGTTTTTGCGCTCGTCCGTACATTTTTCGCAAAGCCCTTTGGCTTCTTCGGGGTCGGTGATAGAAATAATCTTACCAGCATAAGTGCCAGCAGTGGTTTTGTAGATATGTACTACGGAGCGCTCCTTGCCGGTGTTGTCGTCGACGGTCTTGAAATAGCCCACTACTTGGGCTTGTACGCCCAATAGGCTTAGGCAACACAACACAAAACTGATAATGATGGTCTTTTGCATAAGGGAAGTTAGTTTAAAACGGGGATAATTGGTCAACAAAAATACGTTTTTATACCAAGATTTGCTTGGTTTGAGGGCTTACTCGATTTGATTTTCTTGATGCTCAAGGATTTTCAACATACACACTTCCCAAATTAATGCTGATGGGGGCACAATCCGAATCAGTGGTTACGCTTTCCAGCGAAGCAATTCGTCGAGCAAGTCGGGGTTGGTTTCGAGCGCATTGCCCACCACTACCATATCAGCGCCGGCTTGGTAGGCTTGGCGCAGGTGGTCGGCGTGGCGGATACCTCCGCCTATCACCAGGGGATTTTGGGTTTGTTGGCGGATGGCACTGATGACCGCCGGGGGGATGGGGTGTTGTGCGCCGCTGCCTGCATCGGCATAGATAAGCCTCAGCCCCAGCAGCTCTCCGGCGAGCGCTGTACAGGCGGCTAGCTCAGGCTTGTCGGAGGGGATAGGGTTCGTGTTGCTGATATAAGCTACGGTGGTAGTGCGCCCTCCATCTACCAACAAGTAGGCCGTAGGAATGATTTCTAAGCCGCTGCCTTTTAGGAATGGTGCGGCAGCCACGTGTTGCCCAATCAGGTATTCAGGGTTGCGGCCTGATATTAAAGAAAGCAACAAGATAGCGTCTGCGCTTGAGCTGATGTGTAGGTTGCTTCCCGGAAAAATGATTACTGGCTGCACACACATTTGGCGGATGTAGGCAAGGGTTTGCTCTAGGTTGCCTTGAGTGATGAGGCTGCCCCCTACCAGCACCCAGTCTACTGCGGCAAAGGCAGGCTTGCTACTCCAACGTTCAAACACCTGTGGCGAAAACTTGTCGGGATCTATCAATAGCCCAAAAGCTTTATGCCCTTGGGTTTGTAGTTGTATCAGTTGCTTGAGCAGCATTATGAGCAGTTTGGGAAGTTGATGAAGAAGACTTTCCGCCGGGAGCGCGTCCTTGTTGTTGGGCAGCTTGGCGTAAGTATTGTAGCGCCAAAGTCTGCACTACATCTTTGAAAAAAACAAACAGCCAGTTGCGCATCTCTGCTTTGACCATCTGCCAGAGCTTGCTTTCTTGTGGAGGCGCAACAGGCCGCTCAGTAGGGGTTTCTATTGGCGTTTGCTCGGGGGTTGGGCTTGGTTGTTGGGGCTTGGTATTGGCTTTTTGCAAAGTACGGACTACTTGATAAGTACCAAAGGCCATACCGGCCATAAACAGCACCGTGCTGAGCTTGCCCAATTCCAACTTGAGCTTCTTTTCTTGCTGACGTAGCTGCTTGTTTAGCTCTAGGCGCTTACGATCGAAGGGACTTGCGTCTAGCTCGTTTGCGCTCTTCGTCTTTGTTGATTTCGTCATAAATTTTGTATTCCAATTGGTTATGCAATCTTTGTCGAATCAGCCATAACATCATCAAAAAAAGCCCTTGAACGCCTGCAATACACAGAAAACCGGCAAAAGGTGTATCTGGAAACCACCAATGATTGATTAGCAAGGCCAGCCCCACACTGATAAGCAGCCACAGCGAAAGCATGATGATGGCAATCACAAAAACTTCCAACAACAGGATGATGAGTGTCGCAATGCGCTCCTGAAAATCGAGCTTGGTCAGCTCTACCCTTGTTTCGACATATTGCGTAACAAGGTCTGCGATGAGTTGTCGGTCGATGAGTTGATTGAGCAGTTGTTTTAAATTCATACGACAGCGGAGGCTTGGGTGTGCATTGGCTTAGCGGTTACAAATATCTTTATAAATACAATATTGACAAGTATCGGTGTCAGTGGTTTTTGCGAAGTCTTCTTGTGGGTCAAGCATTTTCCGGATGATTTGCTCCAAATGATACTCCGAAGTCTGGATAAAGCCCTGCCAATCTTGGGTCGAAAGTTGTGGGCTTTGGCCTTTTTCTTCCAAAGAGAGTAAAAATTTCTCTGGTTCACGCAAGGCATATACGCCGGCGCTGAGCTGTGTGGGCGGGGTTTGGGTGCGGGTAGCAGGCAAAAAGCGCTGCTTCTCGAAAAGCTCTTTGGCCACAATATACTTATAAATCCAGAGCTGCCGTAGCTTATCAGCCATAGGGTCGGTATGGAGGCGCTCCAGTTCTTCGGTTTTGATGTGTAGCTCAGTAGCACGCACCTTCCCGGTTTTATAATCGATGATGCGCAGGTGTGGCCCTATCTGGTCGAGTCGGTCGATGATACCGGTAATCTTGACGCGCAGGGTCTCCCCGTGGATGATGGTCTCAAAAGTAGTGATGATATTTTCACGCTGCCGTTTGCCTAGCTTGTCAGTATCGTCTTTGACGTTTTCAAGCAAAATAATTTCAAAAGGCTGTTCCGATTTCTGAATTTCAGCAATTTGCGCTTTCAGAAACTGCTCCATAAACGTAACGGCCACTTCCTT of the Eisenibacter elegans DSM 3317 genome contains:
- a CDS encoding DUF2147 domain-containing protein, which codes for MQKTIIISFVLCCLSLLGVQAQVVGYFKTVDDNTGKERSVVHIYKTTAGTYAGKIISITDPEEAKGLCEKCTDERKNKPVLGMVIFSGLKASADGNELSGGKILDPESGKEYNCKIWREGNTLKVRGYWGMFYRTQTWLPTNAPK
- a CDS encoding geranylgeranylglyceryl/heptaprenylglyceryl phosphate synthase, translated to MLLKQLIQLQTQGHKAFGLLIDPDKFSPQVFERWSSKPAFAAVDWVLVGGSLITQGNLEQTLAYIRQMCVQPVIIFPGSNLHISSSADAILLLSLISGRNPEYLIGQHVAAAPFLKGSGLEIIPTAYLLVDGGRTTTVAYISNTNPIPSDKPELAACTALAGELLGLRLIYADAGSGAQHPIPPAVISAIRQQTQNPLVIGGGIRHADHLRQAYQAGADMVVVGNALETNPDLLDELLRWKA
- a CDS encoding phage holin family protein; translation: MNLKQLLNQLIDRQLIADLVTQYVETRVELTKLDFQERIATLIILLLEVFVIAIIMLSLWLLISVGLALLINHWWFPDTPFAGFLCIAGVQGLFLMMLWLIRQRLHNQLEYKIYDEINKDEERKRARRKSLRS